Part of the uncultured Anaeromusa sp. genome is shown below.
ATTGAATAAAAGCGATTTGCCTCCTCTCTGGGGAGAGGAAGAAATCCGGACGTTGGCGCCTGGGCAGCAAGTACTTCGCATTTCGCTTGCCGCCGCTTCCGGCTTAGAGGAGTTGGAGGAGGCTATTGTGCAGCAGGTGTATTGCGGCGCAGCTAGTCAAGGAGAAGGATTTTTAGCGGTCAATGTGCGTCAGGAGGCGCTCTTGCAGCAAGCGGTTCGTCATTTGCAGGAAGTAGGGGTGGCAGCAGCAGCAGGCATGCCGCTGGATTGCTTATCCATTGATTTACGCGCGGCTTGGACTTTGCTGGGGGAAATTACCGGCGATACCGTGGGCGAAGATATGATTACAGAGATTTTCAGTCGCTTTTGCATCGGCAAATAATTAGGATAAAAGCGCCGGACATGGCGTTTCTAGGGGGAGAAGGCTTTGGATCACGCAGGAAGTTTTGATGTGATTGTCATCGGCGCCGGCCATGCCGGCTGCGAAGCGGCGTTAGCTGCAGCGCGCATGGGCTGTTCGACGCTGGTGGCGACGCTGAATTTGGATAATATTGCCTTGATGCCGTGCAATCCGGCAGTGGGCGGTTCCGCGAAAGGGCATCTTGTGCGGGAAGTTGACGCCTTGGGCGGCGAAATGGGCGTTAATACAGATCTTACTTGTATACAAATGCGTATGCTCAATACCGGCAAAGGCCCTGCGGTCCATGCTTTACGGGCGCAGGCTGACAAGGTAGTGTATCAGCGGCGCATGAAGGAAGTCATGGAAAACCAGCCTGGACTTTTCATTAAACAATTGCTGGTGGAAGAATTGTTGGTGGAGCAGGGGGCTGTCAAAGGCATCCGCTGTGAAACCGGCGAGGTTTACGAAGCTTCCTGCGTGATTTTGGCGTCAGGGACGTATTTGGGCGGCAAAATTATTATCGGTGAGACTGTCTATGTCGGCGGTCCTAATGGACAGCGGGCGGCGGAAAAACTGACGGCTTCCTTAAAAGAGCATGGCGTCAAGTTAATGCGCTTTAAAACCGGCACGCCGGCCAGGGTCGACGCGCGGTCTTTGGATTTTTCTAAAATGATTGTTCAGCCAGGGGATGAACAATGTCATAATTTTTCATTTCTCAGTGAGGTTGCAACGAGAGAACAGCTTCCTTGCTGGTTGACGTATACCAACGCGGAAACGCACCGGATTATCCGTGAAAATCTGCATCGAGCCCCGATGTATACAGGGGTAGTAGAAGGTGTAGGGCCGCGCTATTGTCCATCTATTGAGTCCAAGATCGTTCGTTTTGCGGAAAAAGAAGCTCATCAGCTTTTTGTGGAACCAGAAGGACTCAATACGCGAGAAATGTATGTACAAGGCATGTCTACCAGTCTGCCTATGGATGTGCAGCTTGCTTTCTTGCGGACCATTCCAGGACTTGAGAAAGTAGAAATCATGCGCGCCGGCTATGCCATTGACTACGATTGCCTGGAGCCGACGCAGCTGACGGCGACGCTGGAGCACAAGGCCATTGGCGGCTTTTTTTCCGCCGGTCAGTCTAACGGCACTTCCGGGTATGAGGAAGCTGCAGGACAAGGCCTTATAGCAGGCATTAACGCTGCCTGCAAGGTGCAGGGCAAGGATCCTTTGGTATTGTCCCGCAGCGATGCGTATTTGGGCGTATTGATTGACGATCTGGTGACCAAGGGAACCAATGAGCCTTATCGAATGATGACCTCTAGGGCGGAGTATCGCTTGCTCTTGCGTCAGGATAATGCAGATCTGCGTTTGACGGAAAAAGGACGCCAAGTAGGCTTGGTCAATGACGAGCGCTACGCGCGTTTTCAAGCGAAGAAAGCAGCTATTGAAGAAGCTGTAGCACAGCTGAAGGAGCGGCATATCGGGCCGTCTCCGGCGGCGCAGCAGGCGCTGACGCAAATGGGAAGCAGCGAACTAAAAAGCGGTATTTCTCTATACGGTTTGCTGCGTCGTCCAGAGGTGACTTATGCTATGTTAGAGGAGCATTTTGAGGCGCCTGCGCTGGCGGCGGAAATAAAAGAGCAAGTAGAAATTGGGGCGAAATACGAAGGCTATATTAAAAAGCAGCTGGAAGAAGTGCAGCGAGCGGAAAAGCTGGAAAGCAAGCTGCTGCCGAATAATGTGGACTATCTTTCCTTGCAGGGGCTGGCTGTAGAAGCTAGGGAAAAGCTGCAGGAAATCAAGCCGCGTTCGGTTGGGCAGGCCTCGCGTATTTCCGGCGTATCTCCTGCGGACATTGCGGTGCTGTTGGTGCATCTGGAACAGCGGCGCAGGGAGGAAGAAGCATGAGTTTTACAGAACATTTTCGACAAGCCGCTGCGGCAAGCGGTTATAAATTATCGGAAGAACAAATTCATAAATTTGAGATTTATTATCAGTTATTAGTAGAGTGGAATCAAAAAATGAATCTAACTGCGATTACTGAACCTGCGGAAGTCGCGGTAAAACACATGGTGGACTCTTTGACCGCCTTTGAGGAACAACTGTTTTTCTCAGGGGCCTCTGTGGCGGATGTAGGCACTGGCGCTGGTTTTCCCGGGGTGCCCTTAAAGTTGTTTCGCCCTGATTTGCAGCTGACCTTGATTGATTCTCTGCAGAAGCGTTTGAAATTTTTAACAGCTGTTATTGAGGCTGCTGGTATAAAAGACGTAGCGGTGTTGCACTACCGAGCCGAGGAAGCCGGTCAAAAGAAAGAGCTGCGTGAAGCCTTTGATTTTGTTACCTCTAGGGCAGTAGCGAGGCTGCCGGTTTTATGCGAGCTTTGCTTGCCGCTGGTAAAAATTGGCGGCTATTTTGTGGCCCTTAAGGGAGCTCAGTATGAGGACGAATTGCTCGAGGCGGAGCGCGCTTTGCGGGTTCTGGGCGCGGAAGTGGCGCAGGTAAAGCCTGTGCGGCTGCCGGGACTAGAGGATGTACGGGCAGTAATCTATTTAAAAAAAGTGAAGCCAACTCCTAAAGCCTACCCGCGCCGCGCGGGGCTGCCGGAGAAAAAACCTTTGATTTAAGGAACCACTGATTTATGCCCATCTCGCGTAAAAGCAGTCTTTTTTCCGCCATACATCGTCAGAAAGCCTCGGCAGAGCGCCGCTATGCCTGCGTTTTCTTTCTCGTCTGACGAAAAAATTTCGTGCTTTTTCGGAGCGTTCATTAAATCAGTGGCTCCTTTAAAAGTGGAGAATAAAAAAAGTGTAGCCTCGGTTTATTTCCCGGGAAATAGAAAGCACAGCGAGAGAATATAATAGTCAACATTCCTCTTTTCGTAGCCCTCCCTCTACTCACTTTACTCTTGTTCAAACCCCTGTTCTCGCTGTCCTTTCGCTGTTCCTTCGTTGCGCTGAAACTCGTGCGTCTGAAGGACTTTTTTGTCTCGTTATACAGGCTCTATGAAAATAAGATAAACGCATGCTATAATCAGTGTAGCATTACATAGCTTCCCGGATTTTTGTGGTTTCACGAACCGGGGAAAGGGTGGAAATCCATGAATCCTTTGACGAAGCTTTTTGGTTTTGGACAAATAAAAGAAGAACCTAAAGAAGAAGTGAAAGTAGATGCAGAATCGGCGAGCGAGCCGGAGGCGACGAGGGAAGCAGAGCCGAAGCAGCAAGAGGTGCGTTCGGTTTTAATTGAGAGCATTCAGGCTAACCGATTTCAGCCGCGCAAGACCTTTCATGATGAATCGCTGGAGGAATTGGCGGCATCGATTCGGGAGTTTGGCGTGCTGCAGCCATTGTTGGTGCGTCCTTTGGAAGAAGGGTTCGAGCTGGTAGCTGGCGAACGGCGTCTGCGTGCGTCAAAGCTGGCCGGCTTGGCGGAAGTGCCTGTGATTTCGCGCGAGATTGGCGATAAAGAAGTAGCTGAGATGGCCATGATTGAAAATCTGCAGCGCGAGGATCTGCATTTTTTGGAAGAGGCCGAAGGCTTTCAGCAGCTTATTGTGCAATTTGGCTTTACTCAGGAAGAATTGGCAAAACGGGTGGGGAAAAGTCAATCCACATTGGCCAATAAATTGCGCTTGTTAAAGTTAGAGCCGCAGGTACGGCAGCGTTTGCAGGAAGAGCGTTTATCGGAGCGTCATGCCCGAGCGCTTTTGAAGCTGGAGTCTCCGGAGGAGCAAGAAGAAGTGCTGGCTGCGGTTTGCGCGGAGCAGCTTAACGTACGACAGACGGAGGAACTGATTGCTTGTCGTCAACAACCTCCAGAACAGGGAAACGAGAAGAGTAAGAAAAAAGAGCGCAAGCGTCTGACTGGCGTGATTCGGGATGTGCGCATTTTTTTGAATACCATTCAGCAAGTGGCGGATACGATGAAACAAAATGGACTTGCCGTACAAATGCAGCAGCGTCAAGAAGAGGATGATATTATCGTGGAGCTGCGCATCCCTAAGAAAAAAACGGCTGGGAAATAACAGGAAATGAACAAGTAACAGGATTGAACAAGAGAACCGGAGTCACGTGAGGGTACGCAAGAGAAGAAAAATAAACGGCTGTTGTAACATGTGCTAGTACATGCTGCAACAGCCGTTTTAGTTTTACTAAAATCTAAATTTCATCAATACCGTAGCCCTCAGTCGTACCCTCAGGTTCTCGTCGCGACTCTTGTTCAATCCCTTAGTTAGCCTAAGAGCTTTTTAGCTAGCTGCACGGCGGCTACGCCGTCCGGAGCGTAGGCTTGCGCGCCAGCCTGGGCGGCATAGTCGGCAGTGACCACAGCGCCGCCGGCAATAACTGGAACTTGCAGTCCTGCTTGACGCAAGGCGCTAATCGTAGCGTCAATAGCCGGTAAAGTGGTGGTCATCAGAGCGCAGAGGCCGACGGCGTCTGCTTGCTGTTCTTTGACGGCGGCGATAATGGCTTCAATAGGCACGTCTTTGCCAAGATCGATAACCGTAAAGCCGTTGTTTTCCAGTAAGGCGGCGACAATGTTTTTCCCCAGATCGTGAATGTCTCCTTTGACAGTAGCCAAGACTACTTTGCCTAGAGAAAGCGTAGCTTCACCGGGAAGCCGGTCTTTGAGCGTAATAAAGGCTTGGCGCATAGTTTCAGCGGACAAAAGCACTTGCGGCAGAAAGCAGCGCCCAGCGCCAAAGGCTTCGCCGAGTTCCGTCATGGCGGCGGTAAGACCTTGATCGGTAATTTCTAAAGAAGAGCGCCCTTGGGTTAATGCTTCTTCCACCAAGGCCGGTACGGCTTCTTTTTCTCCTTCAATAACGGCTTGACGCAGACGCCCTAAGATATCCGCAGGTGTAGTTGCTGCTGCAGGCGCAGCAGCACTAGGCTGCTGTGCTTGAGCGAAAGCTTGGCTGTAGCGGCGACCATTGCTGTCGCGGCCAGTAAGGGCCATAGAAGCGGCCGCGGTTTGCATCATGCCTTGGTGCAAGGGGTTGAGAATGGGGGCGTCTAGGCCAGCTGCAAAGGCCATAGCGGCAAAGGAAGTGTTGACAGCATCCCTTGCAGGGAGGCCAAAGGAAATATTACTGAGGCCCATCGTGCTAGGATAGCCGAATTCTTCGCGATAAGAACGCAGCGTAGCCAGTGTTTGCAGGGCTGCGTCCGCTTCGGCGGCGACTGTCAGCGTCAAGGCGTCGAGAATAAAATCGTTTTCTGTAAGGCCTTGCGCTTGTGCGGCGGCAAGAATTTGGCGGATAACAGCCACCCGTTCCGGAGCGGTAGCAGGCACGCCTGACGGAGAAATAGGTAGACATAATATAGCTGCGCCGTAGCGTTTGGCCAGTGGCAAAAACTGCTCTAGCCGCTCTGGCTCGGCGGAAACCGAGTTGATTAAGGCGCGGCCGGGATATTGCTTCAGTCCGGCTTCTAAGGCGGCGGTATCGCTGGTGTCAATAGCCAGCGGCAAGTCGACGAGCATGGATAGTTCTTCAATGGCGCGCTTCATAATAGGGGCTTGGTCAATGCCGGCAACTCCCATATTCACGTCCAATACTTGTGCGCCGGCTTTCACCTGAGCTAAAGCGTCACGTTTGACCATAGCGAAGCTGCCTTCACGGATTTCCGCAGCTAAGGCTTTGCGTCCGGTGGGATTGATGCGTTCGCCGATAACCGCGGCCGGTAAATCAGCGCCGAGCCAGACGGTGCGGCTGCGGCTGGTTAAGGCTACGCGTCCTGGCGTAGGTTTACTGCGCTCTACCGGTGAGAGAGAAGCGGCAGCTTGGCTGAGAGCGCGAATATGAGCCGGAGTTGTGCCGCAGCATCCTCCTAAATAGGAGGCTCCGGCGGCAACGAGTTTCGGCGCCCAATGGGCCATTTCTTCCGGCGACATGGGGAATATAGTTTCGCCGTTTACCAAGTGCGGCATACCTGCATTGGGCTGCACGCTAAGGGGAAGATGCGTAGCGCGAGCTAATTTTTCCACTACCGGAAGCAGTTGTTCCGGTCCTAAGGAACAATTGGCTCCCAGAACATCAGCTCCCATGGCGGTAAGTAAAATAGCAGCCGTTTCCGGGTCGGTGCCAGTGACGGTGCGCCCGTCGGCGCCGAAGGACAGCTGACAAATGACCGGCTTGCTGCTAGAGTCTTTAGCCGCTAAGAGAGCTGCCCGCATTTCTTGGATATCAATAATAGTTTCAATGAGCAGCAGATCGACGCCGGCGGCGTCAAGAGCGCGGATTTGTTCGCAAAAGACGTCATAGGCTTCATCAAAGGATAAATCGCCAAGGGGATGAAGCAGCTTGCCCGTAGGACCAATAGAGCCTGCGATCCGCGTTTCCGGGCGGCAAGCAGCTTTGGCAGCATCCACCGCCTTTTGGCAAATAATGGAAACTTGATTTTGGAGACCATAATGAGTCAATTTAATGCGATTAGCGCCAAAGGTATTGGTTTCAATAATCGTAGCGCCATGTTCTATGTATTGGCGGTGAATGGAGGTTACGACATCTGGCGCCTCTAAATTCATGGCTTCCGGGCAGGCGCCTACGGCCAAACCGGCATTTTGCAGCATGGTGCCCATAGCACCGTCAAAAATAGCAATCATTTACGATGGTTCTCCTTTCGGGATG
Proteins encoded:
- the mnmG gene encoding tRNA uridine-5-carboxymethylaminomethyl(34) synthesis enzyme MnmG → MDHAGSFDVIVIGAGHAGCEAALAAARMGCSTLVATLNLDNIALMPCNPAVGGSAKGHLVREVDALGGEMGVNTDLTCIQMRMLNTGKGPAVHALRAQADKVVYQRRMKEVMENQPGLFIKQLLVEELLVEQGAVKGIRCETGEVYEASCVILASGTYLGGKIIIGETVYVGGPNGQRAAEKLTASLKEHGVKLMRFKTGTPARVDARSLDFSKMIVQPGDEQCHNFSFLSEVATREQLPCWLTYTNAETHRIIRENLHRAPMYTGVVEGVGPRYCPSIESKIVRFAEKEAHQLFVEPEGLNTREMYVQGMSTSLPMDVQLAFLRTIPGLEKVEIMRAGYAIDYDCLEPTQLTATLEHKAIGGFFSAGQSNGTSGYEEAAGQGLIAGINAACKVQGKDPLVLSRSDAYLGVLIDDLVTKGTNEPYRMMTSRAEYRLLLRQDNADLRLTEKGRQVGLVNDERYARFQAKKAAIEEAVAQLKERHIGPSPAAQQALTQMGSSELKSGISLYGLLRRPEVTYAMLEEHFEAPALAAEIKEQVEIGAKYEGYIKKQLEEVQRAEKLESKLLPNNVDYLSLQGLAVEAREKLQEIKPRSVGQASRISGVSPADIAVLLVHLEQRRREEEA
- the rsmG gene encoding 16S rRNA (guanine(527)-N(7))-methyltransferase RsmG — its product is MSFTEHFRQAAAASGYKLSEEQIHKFEIYYQLLVEWNQKMNLTAITEPAEVAVKHMVDSLTAFEEQLFFSGASVADVGTGAGFPGVPLKLFRPDLQLTLIDSLQKRLKFLTAVIEAAGIKDVAVLHYRAEEAGQKKELREAFDFVTSRAVARLPVLCELCLPLVKIGGYFVALKGAQYEDELLEAERALRVLGAEVAQVKPVRLPGLEDVRAVIYLKKVKPTPKAYPRRAGLPEKKPLI
- the noc gene encoding nucleoid occlusion protein, with the protein product MNPLTKLFGFGQIKEEPKEEVKVDAESASEPEATREAEPKQQEVRSVLIESIQANRFQPRKTFHDESLEELAASIREFGVLQPLLVRPLEEGFELVAGERRLRASKLAGLAEVPVISREIGDKEVAEMAMIENLQREDLHFLEEAEGFQQLIVQFGFTQEELAKRVGKSQSTLANKLRLLKLEPQVRQRLQEERLSERHARALLKLESPEEQEEVLAAVCAEQLNVRQTEELIACRQQPPEQGNEKSKKKERKRLTGVIRDVRIFLNTIQQVADTMKQNGLAVQMQQRQEEDDIIVELRIPKKKTAGK
- a CDS encoding homocysteine S-methyltransferase family protein, with amino-acid sequence MIAIFDGAMGTMLQNAGLAVGACPEAMNLEAPDVVTSIHRQYIEHGATIIETNTFGANRIKLTHYGLQNQVSIICQKAVDAAKAACRPETRIAGSIGPTGKLLHPLGDLSFDEAYDVFCEQIRALDAAGVDLLLIETIIDIQEMRAALLAAKDSSSKPVICQLSFGADGRTVTGTDPETAAILLTAMGADVLGANCSLGPEQLLPVVEKLARATHLPLSVQPNAGMPHLVNGETIFPMSPEEMAHWAPKLVAAGASYLGGCCGTTPAHIRALSQAAASLSPVERSKPTPGRVALTSRSRTVWLGADLPAAVIGERINPTGRKALAAEIREGSFAMVKRDALAQVKAGAQVLDVNMGVAGIDQAPIMKRAIEELSMLVDLPLAIDTSDTAALEAGLKQYPGRALINSVSAEPERLEQFLPLAKRYGAAILCLPISPSGVPATAPERVAVIRQILAAAQAQGLTENDFILDALTLTVAAEADAALQTLATLRSYREEFGYPSTMGLSNISFGLPARDAVNTSFAAMAFAAGLDAPILNPLHQGMMQTAAASMALTGRDSNGRRYSQAFAQAQQPSAAAPAAATTPADILGRLRQAVIEGEKEAVPALVEEALTQGRSSLEITDQGLTAAMTELGEAFGAGRCFLPQVLLSAETMRQAFITLKDRLPGEATLSLGKVVLATVKGDIHDLGKNIVAALLENNGFTVIDLGKDVPIEAIIAAVKEQQADAVGLCALMTTTLPAIDATISALRQAGLQVPVIAGGAVVTADYAAQAGAQAYAPDGVAAVQLAKKLLG